One window of Polyangiaceae bacterium genomic DNA carries:
- a CDS encoding prenyltransferase, translated as MDLGSWSTWQRWRYALKPGSWPKLLVPCVLGQGLGVVVAPRVSWVALALGVLFTLCDLAFIVFLNDWGDQGVDRIKREMFPHGCSPKTIPDGILSSRALLWAGLGCGALGLLSAIAGEWWLARLGAPRPGLSWTALGCLLVFVAYSLPPLRLNYRGGGEALEMLGVGVALPYFNFYLQAGRWWSPWVWPLLGFALLSLGSALASGLSDEESDRAGGKRTLASVAGNEVTRQATELLVLLGAVAWVCADGALVGLWFVGGLGALIAVGYWLLLRRGSASAVTNAFTEQGLYKQHLHHAIWRGALGLTLAALLWRFLGDH; from the coding sequence GTGGACCTCGGGAGCTGGAGCACGTGGCAGCGCTGGCGCTATGCGCTGAAGCCTGGCAGCTGGCCGAAGCTGCTAGTCCCCTGCGTGCTCGGCCAAGGGCTGGGAGTCGTGGTAGCGCCTCGGGTGTCCTGGGTGGCTTTGGCCTTGGGCGTGCTGTTCACGCTCTGCGACCTGGCGTTCATCGTCTTCCTGAATGACTGGGGCGATCAAGGCGTCGATCGCATCAAGCGCGAGATGTTTCCCCACGGTTGTAGTCCAAAGACCATCCCGGATGGGATCTTGAGTTCGCGGGCGCTGCTCTGGGCGGGGCTCGGTTGTGGCGCCCTCGGCTTGCTCTCTGCCATCGCAGGGGAGTGGTGGCTTGCGCGTCTCGGCGCGCCGCGCCCGGGACTCAGCTGGACGGCGCTCGGCTGCTTGCTGGTGTTCGTCGCCTACAGCCTTCCCCCTTTGCGGCTTAACTACCGGGGCGGAGGTGAAGCGCTGGAGATGCTCGGCGTCGGGGTCGCGCTGCCGTACTTCAACTTCTATCTACAAGCTGGGCGCTGGTGGTCCCCGTGGGTCTGGCCGCTCTTGGGTTTTGCTCTGTTGAGCCTTGGCAGCGCCCTCGCCAGCGGCCTGTCTGACGAAGAGAGCGACCGCGCCGGGGGCAAGCGCACCCTAGCGAGCGTGGCGGGCAACGAGGTGACGCGGCAGGCGACGGAGCTGCTGGTCCTGTTGGGCGCCGTCGCTTGGGTCTGTGCCGATGGGGCGCTCGTGGGGCTCTGGTTCGTCGGCGGGCTGGGAGCGCTCATTGCCGTGGGGTATTGGCTGTTGCTTCGACGCGGCAGTGCGAGCGCGGTGACGAACGCCTTCACGGAGCAGGGCCTGTACAAGCAACACCTTCACCACGCGATCTGGCGTGGCGCCTTGGGGCTGACCCTTGCGGCGCTGCTCTGGAGGTTCCTTGGGGATCACTAA